A section of the Felis catus isolate Fca126 chromosome B2, F.catus_Fca126_mat1.0, whole genome shotgun sequence genome encodes:
- the LOC102901749 gene encoding LOW QUALITY PROTEIN: endogenous retrovirus group V member 2 Env polyprotein-like (The sequence of the model RefSeq protein was modified relative to this genomic sequence to represent the inferred CDS: substituted 1 base at 1 genomic stop codon), with amino-acid sequence MMGCIMWALLLALLLGMSWEGNNKGRETWGENSIVNFSSIVASGNNLSNCWICHPGPRDGVPKLQFEPTNEDVPLTLTSGPIRSTPLLVAELKDREDMTCVTLTDTWNQTGLQVKRPLLCKEQGRPCCPCETNTCLTSAGSSPSIYPMSFSIASSSCVPNQTHWCVDSSLLPPGDQPNFSCTHWKGTATPSWRLTYQTPSAFDSHEGIEEDAELGGGPMDGGPLSPRCKSTPKWGPLLRSWFNSSSARRACAPPGYLFLCGPPQNKLPYEGSPDSSFSWPLRAVAYACLDNVHFRGQCTVGRLGPEGLGATIYNVTSQGRRKRALGLILAAAGEATGPAAPREGIAYHETTLKSLTQVIENLASSAGDTSEGLQESLDSLDNRLAVDYLLATQGGVCAVVNDTCCTYINASGEVELNTQEIYRQARSLHGFKSPNAQTIXDSEVICLTLPDSVLSWALLWQKILLLLFRPYLLNLLVKFESSRGRQFLVKQIVAQGPHLSSPKRNKVLTGR; translated from the coding sequence ATGATGGGTTGCATAATGTGGGCCCTTCTCTTGGCCCTTCTCCTGGGGATGAGttgggaaggaaataacaaagggAGGGAAACTTGGGGAGAAAATTCAATTGTCAACTTCTCCAGCATCGTGGCCTCGGGAAATAATCTCTCTAACTGTTGGATCTGCCATCCCGGCCCACGGGATGGGGTTCCTAAGCTCCAGTTCGAGCCTACAAACGAGGATGTGCCTCTCACTTTGACTTCCGGACCCATTAGGAGCACACCACTACTGGTGGcggaactcaaggaccgcgaggaTATGACGTGTGTGACCCTTACAGACACTTGGAACCAAACTGGGCTCCAGGTTAAGCGCCCTCTTCTCTGTAAAGAACAGGGGCGGCCCTGTTGCCCCTGCGAGACCAACACCTGCCTGACCAGTGCGGGCAGTTCGCCCTCCATTTATCCCATGTCCTTTTCCATTGCAAGCTCTTCGTGTGTCCCCAACCAGACTCACTGGTGTGTGGactcctctctgcttcccccgGGCGACCAACCTAACTTCTCCTGTACTCACTGGAAAGGAACAGCAACCCCTTCCTGGAGGCTCACCTATCAGACCCCATCTGCCTTCGATAGCCACGAGGGAATAGAGGAGGACGCAGAGCTAGGTGGGGGGCCGATGGACGGAGGGCCCCTGTCCCCCAGGTGCAAGAGCACACCTAAGTGGGGTCCCCTTTTACGAAGCTGGTTTAATTCCTCTTCAGCCCGCCGGGCCTGTGCCCCCCCTGGATATCTGTTCCTCTGTGGGCCGCCACAAAATAAACTGCCCTATGAAGGGAGCCCCGATTCCTCCTTCTCCTGGCCTCTTCGGGCAGTGGCCTACGCGTGTTTAGATAATGTCCACTTCCGGGGACAATGCACTGTGGGACGACTGGGCCCAGAAGGATTAGGCGCCACTATATATAACGTCACCTCTCAAGGCAGACGGAAGAGAGCACTCGGGCTTATCTTGGCGGCAGCTGGAGAAGCCACGGGACCGGCTGCCCCCCGGGAGGGGATTGCCTATCATGAGACGACCTTAAAAAGCCTTACCCAGGTCATCGAAAACCTGGCCTCAAGCGCTGGCGACACCTCAGAGGGCCTCCAGGAGTCCCTAGATTCCCTTGACAATAGGTTAGCTGTAGATTATCTTCTGGCCACACAAGGGGGTGTCTGTGCGGTAGTCAACGACACGTGCTGTACGTACATCAACGCCTCTGGGGAGGTCGAACTAAATACCCAGGAGATTTACAGACAAGCCAGATCGTTGCATGGGTTCAAGAGCCCCAATGCCCAAACTATATAGGACTCAGAGGTTATATGCCTAACATTGCCTGATTCCGTTCTTTCCTGGGCCCTCTTGTGGCAAAAAATTCTTCTGTTACTATTCAGACCCTACCTCCTTAATCTTTTGGTTAAGTTTGAGTCTTCTAGAGGACGGCAGTTTCTTGTCAAACAGATAGTGGCACAAGGGCCCCACCTATCCAGCCCCAAGAGGAACAAGGTCCTTACAGGTCGTTAG